In the genome of Calothrix sp. PCC 6303, the window AGGACTGCGACGCAACGGAACTGGAGGAAATGAATTTAGTCCCGATGATGTCAAAGAAAGCATGGGTATTTTACCCTCACAGGTAGTTGATTATAAAGCTCTTTGTGGTGATACTTCAGATAATATTCCAGGTGTTAAGGGAATTGGAGACAAAACAGCAGTTCAACTACTCAATACCTATGGTTCATTAGAAAATATTTATGCTTCTTTAAATGAAATTAAAGGTGCAACTCAAAAGAAATTGCAAGAAGGTAAGGAAGATGCGGAAAAATCCCGTTATCTTGCACAAATAATTTTAGATGTACCTTTAGATATCGATTTGGAAAAAACGAAATTACAAGGTTTTGATCAAAGTCATTTGATTCCCATTTTAGAAAAGCTAGAGTTAAACTCTTTTTTAGGGAAGATTAATCAGATTCAGCAACGATTTGGGGGTACAACTGCAAAAGCTGAAGAGGAAAAGCAACCTCAAAAAGATGTTATTTATAACGATAGTAATGACTTTGATTTGTGGTTTTGGAGTGCTGAAGAAACCGATAAAGCGAGAAATTCCATCATTGCAACTCAAGCTTTAGTTAAACCTTGGATAGTTGATACAGAGGATCAATTATTAGAATTAGTTAAAATCCTCAAAAAACTAATAAATCGAGAAACACCAGTTGCTTGGGATACAGAAACCAGTGCTTTAGAACCTCGTGATGCTGAATTAGTTGGAGTCGGTTGTTGTTGGGGAAGCGAACCTAATCAAGTTGCATATATTCCTATTACCCACACGGCAGGTAATAACTTAGATAAAGAAGTTGTTCTAAATTTTCTCAAACCGATCCTCGAAAGTGAAAAATATCCCAAAACCTTTCAGAATACAAAATTTGACCGCTCAATATTTCGTTGTCAAGGAATTAACTTAGCTGGAGTCATATTTGACCCCATGCTGGTAAGTTATGTAATTAACCCTGATGCAAAACATAGTTTAAATGAAATTTCCAGCCGCTATTTGGATTTAACCCTAATTAGCTATCAAGACTTAGTTCCCAAAGGTAAAACCATAGGTGATGTTGATATTGCCAAAGTTGGATACTATTGTTGCTTACAAGTTCATGCAACATACCAACTTGTAGGAAAATTAAAAGCTGAACTGGAAACACTTCCCCAACTGCAACAACTATTAGAATCAATCGAGATTCCCCTAGAACCAGTTTTAGCGGAAATGGAACATCAAGGAATTAGGGTAAATTCTGCATATTTAGCAGAACTTTCTCAACAACTAGAAACAGACTTAAAAAAACTAGAAATCCAAGCTTACGAAATTGCAGGGGAAGCATTTAATCTAGGTTCACCCAAACAACTTAGTCAAATTCTATTTGAAAAACTCGGTTTAAGTACTAAATACTCTCGAAAAATTCCTACAGGTTACTCTACAGATGCAGCAACATTAGAAAAGTTACGTGATGTTGATGAAAGTGGGTTAGTTGAGTTAATTACAGAAAATCGCACCCTAGCAAAACTAAAATCTACCTATGTTGATGCTTTACCATTATTAGTCCGTACAGATACACAACGACTTCATACTGATTTTAACCAAACTGTCACATCTACCGGACGGTTATCTTCATCCAATCCTAACTTACAAAATATCCCCATTCGTACAGCCTTTAGTCGGCAAATTCGTAAAGCATTTATCCCAGAATCAGGATGGTTGATGGTAGCTGCTGACTACTCCCAAATCGAGTTAAGAATTCTCGCACATTTAAGCCAAGAACCCGTATTAGTAGAAGCTTATCAAAATAATCAAGATATTCATACAATTACCGCCAAATTAATCCTAGAAAAAGATGATGTCACAGCAGATGAAAGAAGAGTTGCCAAAACAATTAACTTTGGTGTGATTTATGGAATGGGTTCTTTAAGATTTTCCCGTTCAACAGGTATTGATAAAAATCTTGCTAATGAATTCATTAAGCGTTTTTACACCCGCTACCCCCAAATCTTTGTATATTTAGAAGGGGTAAAAAAACAAGCAATTTCCCAAGGTTACGTAGAAACAATTTGCGGTCGTCGTCGCTATTTAGAGTTTAATGGGAATAGCCTCTTAAGTCTCAAAGGTGTAAATCCTGATGAAATAGACTTGAGTAAATTAAAAAATTTGGGTCCCTACGATGCTGGATTATTACGTGCAGCAGCTAACGCACCAATTCAAGGTTCTAGTGCTGACATCATCAAAATTGCCATGATTGAAATGCACAAAGTTTTGAAAGATTATCAAGCACGGTTATTATTACAAGTCCATGATGAATTAGTATTTGAAGTTCCACCGGATGAATGGCAAGAATTGGAACCAAAAATCAAATTAGCAATGGAAAATGCACTCAAACTAACAGTTCCATTACTAGTGGAAGTTCATGCTGGTGACAACTGGATGGAAACTAAGTAGGTTTAGGATTTTAACAACTTAAGTGGTTGGATAGAATTAATTGTACAATGAATGTCATTACGAGCATAATGACTGTAAATATTTTTGTCCAGGTACTTAAATCAGAATTAATACCAATTTTCAGAAAGAATGAGACAGATGAGTGGGTGAGGCTTTTGCAGTGCTAAACCCCTACTGGTTGTCTATATGTTGCAATCATTTTTTGAATTGGTATAATTTTTGAAATCTAGTCTAAAAAATGTAAAAAAAAATAGTTTAATATACTAAAAACTGGTATTTAATTAGTATTAAAATCTGAAATTAGGTAAATTTTTATGAATAATGCCGTCAGAAAAACTTCACCAGCGCTATTTAGTCTCGGCTTATTTTGTTTCTTCCTACCATTTACCACAGTTTCTTGCCAAGAACAGCAGCTAACAACATTTAATGGAATTGAATTAGCTGGGGGTAAGGAAGTTAGGACACCAAGTATATTAGGTTCACCATCAAAATCGGAAAAAATACCTGGTGAACCTTTAGCGGCACTGGCAATTCTTTCAGGATTGGTGGGATTAGGAAGCAGCTTTATTAAAATTAAAAGAAGTGGTATTATCCCGACAGGTTCGGCAGCAGCAGGTTTTATTCTGTTATTAATGTTGAAAACAAAAATTGATGATACAGTTGCCAAGGAAGGGGCTGGTCTAATTTTAGTGAGCTATGGTTTAGGATTTTGGCTAGCTTTTATTATTTATGTTTCGGCAATGTTAGTCAATATCTACGGTTTGATTATTGAAAAAAATGAAAGTGAAGCTATGAAGGCTGGGGAATCAAAGGTTACTTCAGATAGTGAAAATTTTTAAAAACAATTGAATAGTAAGAGAGACGCGACACCCTACGACTACGGCTGTCGAGCGAAGCCGAGACACGCTCAGGGTAAATGTCTTGTCTCTATATCGAACCTATAAAAGTCTAATTCATCATACAATCGATTGCTAATTCGGCATGAGCTAGTAGGGTATTTTTATCTAATAAACTGACAGAATATTGAGGTGTGATGGCAAGTAATTCATCAATTCTTTGTTTTGCACTAGAAATAACCGACTCATGCAAGCTACCGTTACTCAAAGAAGTTGCAAAATCAGATGCGATCGCATAAACTCTTTCAACCGTAGAACTTGGTAAGTTGCGAGAAACAATAAATAGATCACACCCTGCATTTACAGATTGTGCAACTGTTCCTGGGTGGGTAAATAAATCAGCAACAGCTTTCATATCCAAATCATCCGACACCACCACACCGGAAAAACCTAATTCCTGACGCAACATATCCTTTAAAACTAGTTTTGAAAGAGTCGCAGGTGCATTTGCATCGATTTTGGGAAACAAAATATGTGCTGTCATCACCAATGGGACACCCGCTGCAATCAATTTTTGGAAAGGAATCAATTCACGCGATCGCATTTCGGCTTTAGTGAGGTTTAATACTGGTAGCTCCAAATGCGAATCAGTACTAGTGTCCCCATGTCCAGGGAAATGCTTGGCACAACCAGTAATTCCCGCTTCCCTAAGTCCTTGGAGGTACTCAACAGCATGGAGGGCAGCAGTATCTTCCGTAACACCAAAAGCCCTTGGTCCAATAATTGGGTTATTAGGGTTAGAAAAAATATCCGCCACTGGAGACCAAGATACATTAATTCCCAGGGATTTTAATTCTATTCCCGTCGCTTTCCCCACAGCAAATGATCTTTCCCCATAAAATGCAGCATAGGGAAACCGAGTAATCGGTAAAGGAGAACGCACCACCCGACCCCCCTCATGGTCTATTGTGACAAACATGCGATCGCGTTCTGCATACTGCCTAACTTGATTCGTTAAATCACCCAAACTTTCAACCCAAGCATCGTAAGGGACATCTTGACGAAAATTCGCCGCAAAAAATATCACCCCTACAGGATTTAAATCCCTGAGAAGCTTTTTGTCATCATCACTTAATTTTGTACCAGAAACACCCAAAATTAGATGATGACCAAATTTCCTTGTGTGTGCCAATGAAGTCATAAAAATTAGCTGAAATTTAGCTTAATTCTCGGACAACAACGCCAAAATGTGAAATGTAACGTAATGCAACGTATAATAAGAACGGAAAACCCTTAATAAATATTAAAGAAAGTAAGATAAATGCGAGTAGCGATCGCCGGAGCAGGTCTAGCAGGTCTTTCCTGTGCTAAATATCTGACTGATGCTGGTCATACTCCCATTGTCCTGGAAAGCCGGGATGTTTTGGGAGGCTTAGTAGCAGCATGGAAAGACGAAGATGGCGACTGGTACGAAACTGGGTTGCACGCTTTTTTCGGTGCATACCCTAACATGTTGCAATTATTCAAAGAACTGGATATCGAAGACCGTTTGCAATGGAAAGAGCATTCGATGATCTTCAATCAGCCAGAAAAACCAGGAACCTACAGCCGATTCGATTTTCCCAACCTACCAGCCCCTTTCAATGGAATTGCGGCAATTTTGCGTAACAACGATATGCTAAGTTTGGGGGAAAAAATTGAATTGGCAAAAGGGTTAGCCCCAGCAATGTTACGTGGACAAAAGTACGTTGACTCTACAGACAAATATACTTTTTCACAATGGTTAAAACTCCAAGGTGTGAGTGATGATGTTCAACAAGATATCTTTGTTGCAGCCGCAAAATCACTCAATTTTATTAACCCTGATGAAATCTCAGCCTTAGTACTTTTAACAGCCTTGAGTCGCTTTTTACAGCAAAAAAATGGTTCACAAGTAGCATTCTTGGATGGTTCACCCACCGAACGCCTATGTCAACCACTTGTAGATTATATTACATCCCAAGGTGGCGAAGTCCGCGTAAATTCACCATTAAAACAGATTTTACTCAACGAAGACGGTAGCGTTAAAGGCTACTTGATTCGAGGTTTAAATGGGGCAGAAGACGAAATCATCACAGCTGACTTGTATGTATCCGCCATGTCAGCAGATGTGATGAAAGTCATGACACCCGAAACTTGGCGGCAAAACGAGTTCTTCCAAAAACTTGATGGTTTAGAAGGGGTGCCAGTAATCAACATCCATTTATGGTTTGACCGTAAACTTACGGATATTGATAACCTGCTATTTTCCCGTTCGCCCCTACTTAGTGTCTACGCTGACATGAGTAACTCCTGTAAAGAGTATGCTAACCCCGATCGTTCCATGCTAGAGCTAATTTTTGCTCCAGCAGACGAATGGATCGACAAGTCAGAAGCTGACATATTAGAAGCTACCCTAGTGGAGTTGGAAAAACTTTTTCCCCAACATTTCGGTAGTGAGAATCCAGCAAAACTACTTAAGCAAAAAATAGTTAAAACCCCACGTTCAGTTTACAGAGCGACTCCCAACCGCCAAGATTATCGCCCGAGCCAGGTAACACCCATTAACAATTTTTATCTTGCGGGGAGTTACACCATGCAACCATTCCTCGGTAGCATGGAAGGTGCCGTGCTTTCTGGTAAACTAACAGCGCAAGCGATCGCACAAAATGCATCGTCCCCTGCCGCGAAACCCTCGCCAGAGCAAACGCAAACCCTTCAGCCAACGAATGCTGCAACTGCCTGATTCCCCCCCATGCATGAAAATATCCGTCTCTGCGGAAGAGTCTTACCAACTTTGCCGCCAACTCACAGCTAAATACGCCAAAACATTTTATCTCGGCACAATGCTGATGAGTCCAGCGAAGCGAAGCGCGATCTGGGCAATTTATGCTTGGTGCCGGCGTACCGACGAATTGGTGGACGGACCACTAGCTGCCATTACCACTCCCGAAACCCTGGAAGACTGGGAAAAGCAGCTAGAGTCGATTTTTGCTGGCATACCCCAGCATGACTTTGATGTCGCCTTGGTGGATGCCCTAGAGCGTTTTCCCATCGATATCCAACCATTTCGAGATATGATTTCTGGTCAAGGAATGGATTTGTATCGAAGTCGATATGAAACATTTGACAAATTATATCTATACTGCTACCGCGTCGCTGGTACCGTTGGTTTAATGTCAACAGCCGTCATGGGCATAGACAACCAACGTTACACCACACCGTGGAACTGCCATCAGCAGCCCTATATCCCCAGTCAAGAAGCGATCGCACTCGGCATCGCCTGCCAACTTACCAATATTCTCCGAGATGTTGGTGAAGACGCAAGGCGAGGCAGAATATACATTCCCCTCGAAGACTTACAACGCTTCAACTACACCGAAGAAGAACTATTCGCTGGTGTCGTTGATGACCGTTGGAAAGCTCTAATGCGCTTCCAAATCGCCAGGGCTAGAGAATATTATGTTCAAGCAGAAAAAGGAATCAGTCACCTATCTGCTGATGCTCGTTTGCCAGTATGGGCAGCACTAACTCATTACAGCCGGATTTTAGGTAAAATCGAAAGCAACGGTTACAATACCTTTAGTCAACGCGCCTATGTCCCCCAATGGCAAAAACTAATTAGCTTGCCTCTGGCTTGGGTGCGATCGCAAGTCCTCTAAAAGTACTCTTTTTAGGGCAATTTACACTCCAAAAGAAACCGGGCTTTTCACAGCCCAAAATTTAGATTCATCAGATTTTTCTCGGCTTGATTCCCAAACCCGGTTTCCAATTATTTTCTTCCTTCCACTATCTCAGATTTTATTCATTTTGGGGGTTGACAAAGAAGTCAACATTAAGTACATTTATTATTTGTACGCCTGGAGCGGTGGCTGAGTGGTCTAAAGCGCCGGATTGCTAATCCGGTGTACGGCAGGTAACTCCGTACCGAGGGTTCGAATCCCTCCCTCTCCGTTTTAGGATACTTCCTAGACCTTTGTGAGGTTGTGAATCACTTATTCCCATGATGGAAACTTCCCCTGTGAAGCCAAATTTTGAATTAGCTGATTTAACAAATCCATAAAGCTTTTTTTGATGCCTGTCCAATCAATATTTTCTTCAACGAAAATATCGTAAAGGAAAGAAACTAAAAGAATTTCGCCTTTTGGTAATAATTTTCTTAAGCCATCCATAAATAGGAATATGAGGGTGAGTTTTAGCCAAATGAGCGCTAAAGAGTGTGGCTCTCCCTTAGTTCCTTCTGGATAGATAATTAAAATATCACCCTGAGATAGAGCTTCTGAGCAACTGAGTAATGGGTTTTCGCGGTGACTTAAATTGTGACGTTTAAGACTAATAATATTGAGAATATTTAGGGAAAACCAGGCTAGAAGAGAATTCTTGAGAAAATAATCCTCAGCTACCACAGATCGCAATTTTTGTCGCAAAAAAGTATCGAAATCAGAGCAAAGTATTCCAAGTAAAAAAATCCTCAATCGTCGTTGCGTAGCTTGCGAACCTAAGGTTAGAGGAACGAAGTTGCTTGCATCCTGCAGGGTAGCAATCCCGTAATATCCAAGTTCTTGCGTATAGCCTACGGCATTCAAGAAAGGCGAAGCCGCCCTGAAAGGGCTAGGGCTTATGCTTCATTCCGCTACCCTACGGGAACGCTTACCGTAGGATGCCCGCAGGGCTATAGAGCGTTTCTTGTATGCCCAAAGGGCTTTACGCTCCATACTACGAAACGGAGAAGCAAACTACGCAATGACACATGAGTGTTAGTTGTTTTGAGCGTCTAGGGGGATATTTGACTATCCCTTTTAAGCAAGTCTTAAAGAATCTGCCTTTCTTGAGAGGGCAGAGTGTCAATACTACTTATCTTCTTCAGCTAACACAATTACAGGTAGAGAAAGACTAGAATTTATTTCTAAATTAATCGATGCAATTGCATCTGAAGAAGTTTGTTGTAATTCCTTTAACAACGCAACACTCTGATCCAGTAGTTTATCAACATCAATCCCACCAAAAACAGATGGGTAACGGCGGAGACGATTACTACCTTCACCAAGGAGAATCATCGCACCGCGTAAATTTTTGTTCCCCAAGTGATACAGGGCTACAGCAATCTGTAAAATGCCCTGATAAAAGCTTTTTTCTGGCTCTGTTGAGTCAATCCACAGAGCCTCTAGGGTGTCATGGCAGGCATAAAACTGTCTTGTGTTGAACTGTTCTATGCCTAGCCAATATTCCTCTGGCATTTCTGCACTCATCCCATAGTATCCCGGACTTCCTTAATGGTTTGGAGGGAGATTTCTTGGCTTTGTCCAGCAAATTCATTGTCGGAGGTGAGGAATAACATACAATGGCATTCCTTGCGCTCACGCATTGGTACACAGGGACAGTTCCAAAATGCAGCTGAAACTTCGGCTTCTTTATCTTCGTAGTGGCGACAAGGACATAAAGGTGCTCCCAGTTCGTCTTTGTGTTTGGCAAGCCCTTCAATTACAACAGCAGTAACGGAAGGTTCGGAGCAAAAATAGGTACCTGTGCGCTTTGCGTATTGCTCGGAAAAATGCCGCATCGCTTCAAGATTTTTGTCGGTGGACTGTGTGCTAACCTCTGGTGAGAGCATAGGATCGGTATCTCGTAAGTTTCAATGTTTCTTTGCATTGTACCGCAGCCTACAGATGCAAGTACTGGGGAAAGTTCCCCATATATTTTAAATAAGGGGCAGGGGAAGCTGGGGAAGCTGGGGAGGTAGGGGAGGCAGGGGAAGCTGGGGAGGCAGGAAGTATAAGGAACGATTTAAGACTCGACTTCTCAACTACTAGCGGTTAGCGAATAAACCGCTTTATCTGGGATTGTAATTAAAATTATAATCTTCCAGAGGGTCGCGCCTGGTGGATTGGCTGGGGTTAAATCCGTTATTTCTGGCTCTTCTACGTAAATCTCCCACATCTGGAGAAGCATTTACAGCTTCTTCAATGCTAATTTGTCCAGTGAGCATCAATTCACACAGGGCTTGGTTCATGACTTGCATTCCATCAAAAGTCGATGTTTCCATCAATTCATAAGCTTCACTGTCTTCACCTTTAAGCAGACAATCCTGCATGGTTGGGGTGTTGAGTAAAATTTCTAAGGCAACAGTACGGGTGCCGTTGACAGTGGGTAGTAATTGTTGAGCAATAACTGCCACTAGACAATCGACGATTTGGACACGTATAGCAGCTTGCTCATCGGGGTGATAGATATTTAGTAGGCGGTTCACAACAGCGATCGCATTTTTGGTGTGAAGCGTACCAATTACCAGGTGTCCCGTTTGTGCTGCTTTTAGTGCCGTTTCCACCGTAGTGCGATCACGCATTTCCCCAATTAAGATCACATCTGGATCTTCTCGCAAAACTGACCGCAAAGCATCATGAAATTCGTGGGTGTGTAAACCTACTTCCCGCTGACTAATGAGGGATTTTTGGGAAGTGTGAACATATTCAATCGGATCTTCGATAGTCACAATATGTTTTTGGGCTGTTTCGTTGAGGAAACGAATCATTGCCGCCATAGTTGTGGATTTTCCCGAACCTGTGGGACCTGTCACCAAAACTAAGCCTTGTTTTTTGGTAATAATATCTTTAAGTACTGCTGGCAATCGTAAACTGTCGATGGAAGGAACGTCCAAGGTAATCAACCGCAGCACCATCGCTCCACCAGTCAAGGTTTGAAAACAATTCACCCGACATCGCAAAAGTTGCGGGTAAAAAATTCCCGTATCCAGTTCTTTGGTTTCAGCATATCGCTGTTGTTGGGAAGGGGTCAAAATTTCCGCTAGAAAGCCTTCAAAATGCTGGGGGGTAATTATTTCCCCTTTGCTATAAATCACCATTTGTCCGCGAACCCGTAGCCGTGGCACCTCACTGACTCGAATATGAATATCTGAAGCTTGTTGAGCATAAGCATCCCGAACAATTTGTTCGATAGTCATTATTTTTGGCAGCAACCTTGGAATTGGCGGCTGATTTGGGGTGGGAAAGTTAGAGACTTTTGGTGATTGAAAGGGTGACGCGGTTGATTCTTCCATTACTGCTTCCTCTTAGGCAGATCAGATTGGGTTGATGGTTACAGAAGATCAAGCAGCTTGCCTGTTTCTACTTTAGTTAACCGTGAACCTACTTAGATTAGCTAATGTACACCCATCTCAGTTAAAGTACACAGCTTTGCCTCTGGCTTCATAGTGATTTCATAAAAATCCTTAGCTAGTGTGAATTCTAGGTATTGATAGGTTAATTTGGAAAGCAAATTAGAAATTAATTATTAGTAGCTGGTGATGAGAACGTCACCAGATAATTGTTACAGTTGTGCAGGGAATTTTTCACACTATGAAACTTATTAAACGTCTTGTTAACTGGTTAGAAATTCGCGCATGTTTTCCTAGCTATGCGGGTTGGGTGTTAATTGCTATCTGTATTTGCTTTTTTGGAGCGGCAATTAATACGATGGCTGGATGGTTGTATGCCATTAGTGGGATTAGTGTGGCATTACTAGTGATTTCGGCAATTTTACCACCGCGATCGCTGACTAATTTAAAGTTAAAACGTCGTGCGATTCTACCAGTGACAGCCGGGGAAGATTTATTGGTGGAAATAGAAGTGAGTAATCCTGGTAAACAAGAGGTTAGCTTGCTACAAGTAACGGATATATTGCCCTTGGTTTTGGGTAAACAAGTGAAGACTGCAATTTATGCGATCGCATCCAACAACAATCACCATTGGCAATACTATTATCCCACCCAACGCCGAGGTATTTACCGCTGGCAAACTGTCGAACTCCAAAGTGGCGCACCTCTAGGTTTATTTTGGTGCCGTCGTCCTCGTGAATGTCCCGCTACAGCCATAGTTTATCCAGAAGTCCTAAAGTTAACTAACTGTCCCCTAGTGGATGCCATGGGACGAGATGATAGCAAACAAAGCGACCCAAGCGGTAGCCCCTGGCAAGCTGCCACAGAGGGTCTTGTAAGGTCTTTGCGCCCCTATCGGATGGGAGATCCAATTAGGATGGTACATTGGCGTACAAGCGCCCGCTATGGCGAATTGCGTGTACGAGAATTGGAAGCAGTGACGGGGGGAAAAGATGTCATTATCGCTTTAGATACTGCTGCCACCTGGGAAAGCGAGAATTTTGAGCAAGCTGTAACCGCTGCTGCATCCCTATATTTTTATGCTCAACATCAGGCAATGAATGTTCGGTTATGGACTGCGGGGACTGGCATCGTGAAAAAGCAGGGGAGCAGGGAGCAGGGTGCAGGGGAGAACAATCAATTACAGGGCTACCCCCTTTCCTCTTCCAATGACACTGTACTCGAAATCCTCGCAGCGACTTATCCCCAAGAAGATGCTGTCACTAGGGAATTACCCCGTCACCCAATTATTTGGCTCACTCCCAACCCTTTAACATTAAAAAATCTTCCCAGTGGTAGCCGTTGGGTGCTGTGGCAAAATTCTACAACAGCATCGCAAACAACTACAATTAACCGAGATTTTCCCGGCATGATTATTCAAGCTGATGAAGTTCTGCAACCTCAATTGCAAAAAACTATGATGTAGTAGACTGTTAGCTTTGGAAACATCCCACTTTTTTAACCAATGCCCTGGAAGGGTATCGCTACACGGAGAAAGCCCAACTCCGTGGGCTAAACTCGTTCTTAGCGTGCGGTAGATGCGTAGCGTAGCGTGTCGTCTTACGACATAGCGGCTTCTCTTTGAGTGGCAGGGTTTCTTTGTATAGCCTGTGGGAATTTGAATTAAATTATTTTCACGTAACCTGCGCTTGCCCTTAGAAGTTTACTTTTAAGTATTCCGACTATAATTATTTTTTATTTTTTGTCCGATTTGTGGCAATTTTAAGCTGAGATTTCCCCCTGCCCCCTGCTACCTGCTGCCTGCCTTTGACTTGACGACGGATTGCAGGTTTGCGCTTTTTACTTGTCTTTAATAATCCTTGAATACCTTGTTTTTTGTAACGTTTATAGGCAGAACCAACAGAATCACTGACATAGTGGCTCATTGCCCCCAGTTCTAAACCAAGAAATAGCACCAGAAATTCCTGATTGTAGACAAGAAGGGAATGCATAATCTCTCCAGTTAGTTGTTGCCAGTTTAAAGCCATATTCCCCAGCTTTTCGACTACCACCAACAATATCAATGACGGCAACAGCAAAATCATGACAAAGTACAGTACTCGTAATGTTGTCCCAATCACCGGACCATGGGATAAAAAAGAACGATGTCGCAAACTTTTTTGATAAGGCAACCAAATCCAACGTAACCAACCCCAGCGCTGATACTGTACCGAGTAAATATCTAAATCGGGACCAAACATCAACCCACCCAACATAAACCCACTGGCAAGTAATAAGGTGAGATTACCATTACGTGTATGCCAGAATGTCATCCCCACCACCATGGGTAAACCCCATATAGTTATGCGATCGTGCGTTCTTCCAGAGGGCATATTTGGGTACTTTGTCTTATTTTCTAAGCAAGTATAGTATTTTTCACAGCCCCATGCAGATCTTAATCTCAAAACTTTTTTCCAAAACACTAGCGCTATAGAAAAAAGTTTGCTATATTATATCTTGGCGAAACAAAACGGACGGTTAGCTCAGTTGGTAGAGCTCCTGCCTTACAAGCAGGCTGTCACAGGTTCGAGTCCTGTACCGTCCATCAAAATATTTATAGTTTTAGAGCGAACTCCTATAACTTTATAGATGTCATAGCTAGAAAGCTTCGTCTCACCCGATGATAAACCATCATCAAACGGTGAACGCGATCGCATTCACCGCAAAACCGGGAAATAACTGACAACCAATTACCTATCGCTTGGCGGTAAAATACTCAAATCCACTTCATTTTGGGAAAGAATATTAATTAAATTGGGGTCTTGAATCAAGCTAACCTCTTTTAAATCGGGGTCTTGCTTAACCTTGACAATCGCTGTCGTTCTATCTGAGGTTAAACTAACTTTCTCCACTTTGCCGTTTTTTACTTCCTGAACAAACCTGCCATATTCCCAAGTTTCTCTTGGCATCACTGGCTTTTGAATACACCCGCTTAAGGTCAGCAGAATAATAATTGTCAAAAGTCTCTGCATTATCATACGTCAAACATTTTTTAGTCCCAATTTTAAAAAACAATGCAAGTCCTAGATAAACCCCACCCCCTAACTTTGGGGGTTTAAGTCTAGGCTGTTGAGTCTGTGGATTGTAGAGGTTATGAATTCATAAAAAATCTGTGGTGCAAAAGAAAATGTCGGGTATGGGTATAGGTTGTTACTTCCAGAAGCCACAACAGGGTACTCCCCCTGCTAAAAGCCCCCTTCCCCTCTGCTTCTTCGGTGAGGGAAACTTCCCCCACAAACGTTCCTTGTCTAAATCCCCCTTATCAAACACCCTTATTACTCATCACTCGTTACTTGTTTTTAATCTCCTGGAACTTTCTCCTTACTAACTTCTCTTTCTGGTTTTGCATACTTACCAGGATACTTAGTCTGAAAATACTCTTCTAAAACTCGTAGTGTTAGGGGACCGCAAAAAGCACCACCACCCCCACCAGAGTTTTCCCCGAATGCCACCACAACGATTTCCGGCTTGTT includes:
- the crtB gene encoding 15-cis-phytoene synthase CrtB — encoded protein: MLQLPDSPPCMKISVSAEESYQLCRQLTAKYAKTFYLGTMLMSPAKRSAIWAIYAWCRRTDELVDGPLAAITTPETLEDWEKQLESIFAGIPQHDFDVALVDALERFPIDIQPFRDMISGQGMDLYRSRYETFDKLYLYCYRVAGTVGLMSTAVMGIDNQRYTTPWNCHQQPYIPSQEAIALGIACQLTNILRDVGEDARRGRIYIPLEDLQRFNYTEEELFAGVVDDRWKALMRFQIARAREYYVQAEKGISHLSADARLPVWAALTHYSRILGKIESNGYNTFSQRAYVPQWQKLISLPLAWVRSQVL
- a CDS encoding 1-acyl-sn-glycerol-3-phosphate acyltransferase; protein product: MRQKLRSVVAEDYFLKNSLLAWFSLNILNIISLKRHNLSHRENPLLSCSEALSQGDILIIYPEGTKGEPHSLALIWLKLTLIFLFMDGLRKLLPKGEILLVSFLYDIFVEENIDWTGIKKSFMDLLNQLIQNLASQGKFPSWE
- a CDS encoding DUF309 domain-containing protein, with translation MSAEMPEEYWLGIEQFNTRQFYACHDTLEALWIDSTEPEKSFYQGILQIAVALYHLGNKNLRGAMILLGEGSNRLRRYPSVFGGIDVDKLLDQSVALLKELQQTSSDAIASINLEINSSLSLPVIVLAEEDK
- a CDS encoding ferredoxin thioredoxin reductase catalytic beta subunit codes for the protein MLSPEVSTQSTDKNLEAMRHFSEQYAKRTGTYFCSEPSVTAVVIEGLAKHKDELGAPLCPCRHYEDKEAEVSAAFWNCPCVPMRERKECHCMLFLTSDNEFAGQSQEISLQTIKEVRDTMG
- a CDS encoding type IV pilus twitching motility protein PilT, with product MEESTASPFQSPKVSNFPTPNQPPIPRLLPKIMTIEQIVRDAYAQQASDIHIRVSEVPRLRVRGQMVIYSKGEIITPQHFEGFLAEILTPSQQQRYAETKELDTGIFYPQLLRCRVNCFQTLTGGAMVLRLITLDVPSIDSLRLPAVLKDIITKKQGLVLVTGPTGSGKSTTMAAMIRFLNETAQKHIVTIEDPIEYVHTSQKSLISQREVGLHTHEFHDALRSVLREDPDVILIGEMRDRTTVETALKAAQTGHLVIGTLHTKNAIAVVNRLLNIYHPDEQAAIRVQIVDCLVAVIAQQLLPTVNGTRTVALEILLNTPTMQDCLLKGEDSEAYELMETSTFDGMQVMNQALCELMLTGQISIEEAVNASPDVGDLRRRARNNGFNPSQSTRRDPLEDYNFNYNPR
- a CDS encoding DUF58 domain-containing protein, with amino-acid sequence MKLIKRLVNWLEIRACFPSYAGWVLIAICICFFGAAINTMAGWLYAISGISVALLVISAILPPRSLTNLKLKRRAILPVTAGEDLLVEIEVSNPGKQEVSLLQVTDILPLVLGKQVKTAIYAIASNNNHHWQYYYPTQRRGIYRWQTVELQSGAPLGLFWCRRPRECPATAIVYPEVLKLTNCPLVDAMGRDDSKQSDPSGSPWQAATEGLVRSLRPYRMGDPIRMVHWRTSARYGELRVRELEAVTGGKDVIIALDTAATWESENFEQAVTAAASLYFYAQHQAMNVRLWTAGTGIVKKQGSREQGAGENNQLQGYPLSSSNDTVLEILAATYPQEDAVTRELPRHPIIWLTPNPLTLKNLPSGSRWVLWQNSTTASQTTTINRDFPGMIIQADEVLQPQLQKTMM
- a CDS encoding metal-binding protein is translated as MPSGRTHDRITIWGLPMVVGMTFWHTRNGNLTLLLASGFMLGGLMFGPDLDIYSVQYQRWGWLRWIWLPYQKSLRHRSFLSHGPVIGTTLRVLYFVMILLLPSLILLVVVEKLGNMALNWQQLTGEIMHSLLVYNQEFLVLFLGLELGAMSHYVSDSVGSAYKRYKKQGIQGLLKTSKKRKPAIRRQVKGRQQVAGGRGKSQLKIATNRTKNKK